AGGGATAGACAGATATGAAAAATGAGTACTGTACTATAGATTTGTTCAGATTCTTGTTGTGTCCATTCACTTAGCATTACCGTTTTTGTGTTCCGCATTCTGCAACCTTGAAGCAAATTGAAAGATGTATTTCTAAGGAAATCAAAATCCTTGTCTGGAGCTTCCAAGAGAAGACCATCTCCGAGCCCATCTACCAAGAGGGCTCCGGCATTTGTCCCGGCACCAATCACCAAGTCATCCCTATCATATTGAAAAATTGTAGTAAGCTAAATTACAAAAGAAAAACTCCACGTCTGATTGTAGGTCATTCATGTCTTTCTTTCCGTACCTGTGCGTGCTGCTGGGAAATTGTATGTGATGAATCACCGGAAAGTTCAAGGAATTCTCAGAAAGATACTCAAAAAGCCTGCAAAAGCAGACATGCTCAAGTTAACAGTGTCAATAGAAGTAGAGAATGGGAAGAAGCAGCAGCTAAGCAGTTTTCTGTGGTAATGTCTGCCTTTGAGAAAGTTTATACAAATGGAACATATAATATTTGGTTATGCCAACTGATTTACTGTAAGAGAACGTGAATATTTTTAATCGAGATGCAACATACCTCCTGGCTGCTTGAACCCTGCCAATTTTTTCCTCTGTGTATGGCAGATAATGAAGAACCATAGTAACATCAGAGCTCTTCAGGATTTCCAACTCGTCATGTGATTCATCGCCACGCACGGACAGAACCAATCGTGTACCTACAAGGAGGTTTCCACGTCTAGCCAGATTACCAAAACCTTTGGAAGATAGTCAATTCAAAGAACTTGCAGAACAAATACAAGTACCACACACCTTCTGGAAGAAGCTTGTGAGCACCACCAGACAACTCTTTCAGAGTAACCAAGACCATAGCATTGGGTAATGGCTTTGTCAATTGCTCTGAGAGAGGAGCAATGACTCCCATGCTTATGTCGACCAACCTCTTGAGAGCTAGACGCTGTTCATGtgcaacaaaaaaaattgacaatcAAGTCACTCTCGCAGCTTCAGTAAACAATCGATATATCAAAATAATGTGCACTAAACTGTTaccattctcaaaaaaaaaaaatgtgcaCTAGAAATGCTAAACTTTTAACACACATTAGTCGGATCATCAACGAAAATAACGTGAATACTTAAATTACTACACAGAAAAGAAAAGGGTCCTTACAGAATCTATATCATCTAGTGGTGGAAGTTCCCTCAATAGGATTGAGTCCACAGTTGCCAAATCCTGAATTGATACTGATTATAAGTTAGCACAAAGACGGTGCAAAACAAGAGGAGAAGAATCGGTTTAGTACACAGTGCAATGAAATCCATCAAATAGACCTTAAATGGCATGCCAACAACAAGCTTTGCCGCTAATGATCTGTATAAAAGCTCAGGGGTCtgcaaaacaaaaaataatgcgATTTTTCAGGGAAgataaaattgaagagaacaaCTAGAGCTATAAAATTAGCATGTATAGAAACGATTAGTAGAACCATATATTACAAATAATTCTTAGAGATGTGCAAGATAAGACCTTTAATTGATCCAAAGTTACAGACATGAGAACAGAACCATCTCGATGCAGTACGCCTCTGTAGTCTACTTCATCACCCTGTTACAAAAATCAAACATTTGTTTGCTTCACAAAATGAAGCCTCATATACCAAGTTTGCTCAGGTTTTAAAACTGACCTCTTTTTGAGCTGGCAATTCCCCTGACCTACGTTGGAAGTCGAAATAACGTCTGTGCTTCTCTTCAAAAGGCGCCTGATAAAAGAAGTAGAAATCTTACTACTTTGTCAAACTTTAAGTCCAAAAGCACATTCATACGCAATCATATGTGATGAAAGGATTACCACTCCTTGCTGAAGCGCAGCTGCTCTTTTTCCAAGGTTTGCCAATCGTCGACAGGGATCTATCTCCTCTTCTGGAGCTTCAGTTAGGGAAACCCGTATTGTATCACCCAAACCATCCTGCATAAAAAGAAAGATTTCTTCTTTAGAAAGTAGAGCAATACATTTACTTTTATCAAAAATCACAGCAAGcatttaaaaaaactaaaagtgAGAAACTGTAAGATTCCTTATTGTACTAATTCTCTGGGCATAAACACAGTTTACCTTTTAAAAATCCAAATGTGATAAATCATGATTATGTATTTTCTGTTGCTTGATGAAGCCATTTGAATTGAACAGATTACAGCCTTTAGCTTAATCACATCTTCTGTTTAGcataatttaagaaatactttCTTGTTTTTCCCTCAATTGACAGTAAATACCATATTGCTTACAaaaacatacaacaacaacaagaagcccagtataatcccaccatctggggtctgaggagggtagagtgtacgcagacctaacccccatcttgaaaggtagggcggttgttttcgaaagaccctcggctcaagagagGGAAAACAGGACAAAGGCCAGATAGCACCAAACATAtcaaacaatatgaaaataagGAATAATGAGAGCGAGAAAGTCATGGTAGGACAGTCCGGaaagaaaggagcattaactactatagataaataaGCTAACCAAAGTATACCGGCCCAACAAATATAAGCAACAATCAAATGTAGAAATCAAATGGTAATAAGACAAACGAGCAAAACTACGACTATTATGGTGAAAAGATAAGCCACCTAGCCTTCTATCTTAATCCGAGTCCTCCAcaacctcctatctaaggtcatgtcctcggcgAGCTGCAACTGTGTCAtatcctatctaatcacctctccccaatacttcttcggcctccctttgcccctcctgaaaccgtccatagccaacctctcgcacctccgcactggagcatctgtgtctctcctcttcacatgcccaaactatctcagtctcgcttcccgcatcttgtcctccaccgatgccactcccaccttgtctcggatatcttcattcctaattctatccatcctagtgtgcccacacatccaccgcaaCATTCGCATTTTCgcgactttcatcttctgaacatgaaatTTCTTGACTGGCCAACACTCAGCCCCGTACAATaaagtcggtctaaccaccactttgtagaacttgcctttgagttttggtggcactttcttatcacatagcacttcggaggcgagcctccatttcatccaccctgcaccaATATGATGTGAAACAtcgtcgtcgatatccccatcttcctgtataatagacccaagatacttgaagcttcttttcttttgaatggcctgggtaccaagcctcacttccccgtcaGCCTCACGCGGCAGGCCACTGAACCTttactccaagtattctgtcttggtcctactcaatttaaatcctttagactccaacgtcCGTGTCCAGCCCGCCTGTTTATCGTTAACTCCGTTGCgagtctcgtcaatcaggactatgtcatccacgaacaacatacaccaagaCACCTCACTTTGTATTTGTctcgtcaatccatccatcaccagggcgaataggaacgggctaagagctgatccctagtgcaaccccatcataacagGGAAGTGCTCCGAGTCTCCTCCtaccgtccttaccctggtcttagctccatcatacatgtccttaatcgctctaatgtacgccacaggtacacctttagcctccaagcatctccataggGCCTCTCTTGGCACTTTGTCATAGGTCTTTTCTAGTtcaatgaatatcatgtgtaagtccctcttctgctccctatactgctccaccaatctccttcaatatgaatggcttctgtagtcgagCACTCCGAcatgaatccaaactggttctctgaaatagacacacccctcctcaccctcatttccatcactctttcccacactttcatagtgtgacttagcagcttgatacctctatagttgttgcagctttgaATGTCTCTCTTGTTCTTGTACATGGGAATtattgtactccacctccattcttctGGCATTTTTGTTGTcttgaaaatgacattaaataacgcAGTCCTATCCTGCCTGCATTCTTCTAAAATTTCTCgagaatctcgtcaggtcctgTCACTCTTCCCctgcgcatcctacgaacaactctcttaacctcctcaacctttatACTCCTACAATATCTAAAGTTGCAACGCCTACCCAAGTGCTCCAAACCTCCCAACACAATGTCTCTGTCCCCTCCTTCGTTCAAGAGTTCatgaaagtatgactgtcatctctgtCTAATGCGGGATTCCTGTACCAGCACTTGACCATCCTCGTCCttgatgcacttcacttgatccaagttGCGTGCCTTCCTCTCTCTCGCCTTGGCGAGCTTAAATAGCTTCTTATCCCCACCTCTATCCTCTAGTtctgcataaaggcgttcaaaggcTGTCGTTTTAGTTGCTGAAATTGCCATTTTCGCTTCCTTTCtcgccatcttatacttttcctTGTTCGTCTGCTTCTCTTCATCATCCTTGCTATCTACCAACTTCACATATGTCTGCTTCTTTGCTTCTATGCTTTTATCTTCCCTTGGACTTCTCCATTACACCACCAATCCCCTCGGTGCCCACCactgcacttcacttgatccaagttGCGTGCCTTCCTCTCTCTCGCCTTGGCGAGCTTAAATAGCTTCTTATCCCCACCTCTATCCTCTAGTtctgcataaaggcgttcaaaggcTGTCGTTTTAGTTGCTGAAATTGCCATTTTCGCCTCCTTTCtcaccatcttatacttttcctTGTTCGTCTGCTTCTCTTCATCATCCTTGCTATCTACCAACTTCACATATGTCTGCTTCTTTGCTTCTATGCTTCTATCTTCCCTTGGACTTCTCCATTACACCACCAATCCCCTCGGTGCCCACCACTGCAGCCTCATGAGACCCCCAATATCTCTCTAGTTGCTTCCCTAATGCAGTTGGCCGTCCTATCCCATATACTACTCGCATCCCCCTAATATCCCACGCCCCCATAGTCATCAGCTTCTcccccatctctagggcactagacGGAGTCAAACTACCCCACCTAATCCTCGGTCGGTCATCCACGAccctcatcttcttcttccttcttatctccaaatccatcacCAATAGCTTATGTTAGGTTGTAAGATTCTCACTTGGTATGACCTTGCAGTCCTTACAGAGGCCTTTATCATCTTTTCTAAGGAGCAAAAAGTCTATTTGCGTCGCAGCCCTCAAACTACGGAAAGTTACCATGTgctcctccttctttgggaaactcgagttggctacTATTAATCCAAAAGCTTTTGCGAAATTCAGGAGTGAGACTCCTCCACCATTCCTGTTCCCGAAGCCAAATCCTCCATGCACCTCGTCGTAGCCCGTCGAAACAGAcccaatgtgcccattgaaatctcctcctatgaataacttctcagtaggcggtatacTTACCACCACTTCGTCCAAGTCCTCCCAAAAGCGTCTTTTTATCTCCTCGTCCAACCCCACTTGTGGTGCGTAgacactaataatgttcaagaTGAGCCCTCCAACGACTAACTTAATTgccatcatcctatcattgatcCTCCTAACCTCTACCACCCGATCTCTAAGCTCACTATCTACAAAGATCCCTACCTCATTCCTATACCTCGACTTGCCCAAGAACCAAAGTTTGTACCTGtccacctccttagctttaggtcctacccatttagtctcttggatgcaagctatattaatcctcctcttcttaagaatcttaactaactCTATGGACTTTCCCGATAAAGTCCCAATATTCCAAGACCCTACTCTCAATCTAGAAGCTCCCTCCACCCCCTTAGCCCCCCAACCCTGGCTCCCGATCCTAATCGAGAAAATGACCCTAGTCTATCATCTTTCACCAAAGCCAGAAAAGCAAATATACGCTAGTGAAAGGATAATCTAAGATAAACGAAGGATCAATAGTAAAACACAAGTTAGCAATAGTCTAGTAGCAATGCAATAGGCATTTAATTAGGCGGAGAATGGGCTattggaggtaccaactccaagtAAATAAAACCTGTTCACCAATGAGAAATCTCTGCTTGCCGCTGGAAACGCTGTTCTCTGCCGGAAAATGTTGTTCACCGACCGAAAATAGTGTTCACCGCCAGGAATTACCGGAAATACTTGTGCAGAAATTGCCTGGAAACCTACTGGTGGGGGATTTTCCGATCGCAGGCAAAGAGGAAAAAAACAGACAAAGGAAGAAGGGAAGAAGAGAGAGAACAGAGGGGAGAGAGAGAGATCTGGCTGAAATATTGTTCGCCGAAAATACTGGTCGCCAGTGATCATTTGGGGAGGTGGTGGCTTGGGTGGGGGGGTAGGTGggatggggggggggggggtgcaCTAACCGTTGGTGAGATGAGATGAGAGAGAAGACCTTAACCCTACTTACAAAAACATAaccaatgtaatcccacaagtgggtctTGGGAGGGTAGGATATACGCAGACCTTAACCCTACTTTTGTGAGGCAGAGAGGCTGATTCCGATAGACCCTTGGCTTTAAAGAAATGTATCCGAAGCAGAATTGCAAGAATAATATGACAATATAATAGAAAGATATAAAGCAAATGAGACAAGAAGTAGTAATACTGAAGAATAAGAGACTACACGCCTACTAAATATCACCCTACCTCTCGCACATAAAGTACGACAGCACTCAGCTACTTACTAGCCTTTTACTCTAATCCTCAACCTCCAAAccttcctatctaaggtcatgtccttagTAAGCTGGAGAAATACCCCATTGCTTGAACCAATGAATACGCATCACTGAGTTGAAAATATCTGGTATATCtagaaaaattgtctaaatgAAGCTGGAACCATCAAAATGAATAAAGACGTTATTTACAAAAGATGCTCAGCCTTTACTGTTATTCATCCAGGATAAAAGTAGTATACCTGAAGAAGTGTGCCAATACCGATTGCAGACTTCATTCTCCCATCCTCACCTTCACCAGCTTCAGTAACTCCCAAGTGTAAAGGGTAATCCCATCCCTGAACATACATCTCAGCTACAAGAAGGCGATATGCCTGAACCATAACTACTGGATTGCTAGCTTTCATTGAGAAGACAAAATTGTGAAAGTCCAACTTTCTACAAATTCTTGCAAACTCAAATGCCGATTCAACCTGTTTCGAATTTAGATGATACAAATTAGAACAGAATATTCCAGATACATAATTCAGTTACTGCTCACCATTCCCCTAGGTGAGTCCCCATAATAGCTCATAATGCGATCTGAAAGGCTCCCATGGTTTGTTCCAATGCGCATTGCACGTCCATACTTCTTACATTTTTCCACCAATGGTGTAAAGACCTGAAGCAATTCAATTGAAAACGGATTAGACTCTTCAAAGAGGTAGAAGGCTAGACGTCACAATGGAATATGCTCCATCATAAAAGGGGAAATTTCTTGCTGAACAAAAATAATGAGCAGGCAGAGTATCGTATAGAGGATGATTATAGACCTATTGTCAGCTTGATAAGCAAATCTTGTTTAGTATTGTCTGTGCTAGCATATTGACTGCATCTTTTAGCACATGTATATCTTTTGCCCAGCAGTAAACAAAGAGGATATTATGATTACATCAATATGATTCATATCTTATAGGAGCCAAGAAAAGGGAAAATGGACCGAGAATAACTAATGAATTAAAGACATTCCAACTTGCAGGACCAGCACCTTACACCATGTTACTGACTTCTCAAGTATCATCTAAAGAAGGGCTAATAATTATCTTTACATGTATTGGAAGTAAAAACAAATATAGTATTTATACTAGTGGGTCTGACCTCCTCAATATGCTCGAGTTCTTTCTGATAATCATCTTCTGTGTACTCTAATTGCTCAAACTGCGCTCGCCTGTCAGCTGAAAGAAACTAACTGATTAGATCATAGCTACTCTCCTGGCTCTTCCAAAAGATCATCATGTAGGCAGAGGCTGAAATACCAAAGTTTCCAGGATTGACACGTATTTTGTCAAAGCACTCTGCTACTCGAAGTGCAACAGCAGGAGCAAAATGAATGTCAGCCACCAGAGGGATGTTGTAACTGCATGTGCAGAAcgttgatgaaataaaatatgttcATATCATCAAGTCCATCAAATATCGAGATATACTGATGAAAAAAGAGACCTACTTCTTTTGGACCagagtatttttaatttcaaagcATGCATCAGCTTCTTTCTTCCCTTGGACTGTAATTCGAACTATGTCAGCTCCTGCATCAGCTATTTTCATCACCTGCGTAAACATGAATTAGCATCATGGCTAGACTTCTTTAGTCTTTTAGGTTTCAAGCTCATTAAAGAGGCATGTTCAGATACAACATGCAAATCATTGGAAATTCGAAAACAAAAAATTTTGCCTCGTGGGCTGGGAATTGATTTATATGATTAAGTAGAAAGCTTGCTGAAAAATTCCAAACAGAAATGGGAATAAACTTACACAACATCGAAGAAAGTAGCATTTGTGATGATATGTTGCATTCAATTCAAAATGAGGTTCTATATATAGCAGACTTAAAAAGGTTGCAAAATCAGAAAGAAAAgagtaaaataataatcaatGCCTGATTAAGATGGAACCAAGAACATTATCTTACTACTGATATGAGAAGAAAACGCTGTCATGGACGAGACAATTTAACAAATTAGAACATTCTGGATATTTGTAGTCGAGAAAATCCTCAGGAAACAGAAAAAGGAtacaacaacagcaacatacCCAATGTCATCCCATAAGTGGGATCTGGGGGGAACACAAAAAGGATAAGGTCAGATAATGATTAAATGGTAAGCTTATAGGTAGAGCTCCCCCGTTCCCAAGCCCCCCACCCCCCAAACCAAAAGTAGGTAAAAATAAGTAAAGAAGATTGGCATGCAAAGAAGTATTAACTTAGGACACCCAAAGAAGTAAACCCAGCTTCAATACAGCACTACACAAATTTCATTGCAGATACAGTTAGAGCAGAATGCCACCTCTCACTTTAATTGTGAAGTAGAAGAAGAACCTGTTCTACGGTTGCAGCAACATCTTTTGTATCTGTTGTGGTCATTGTTTGAATTCTAATTGGATGTTCGCTACCAAGAGCCACGTTCCCAACCATCACTGTGCAGGTCTTTCTTCTGACAGTTTTGTAAATGGATTCACAATATTTTTGCCTAGGAACTGTAGCAAGAAGTGTACATCAGTCATCAGAGAGTGAACACAAATAAATGTGTTGCTTCCACTtccaaattataaaaatgaagATTTTTtgcagaatatcaaaatgtcaAATTTAAATTCCTATAAGTAGCATCCACGAACAACATCTAAGAGAAGTTGCTGCAAACTTATTCCAATTAAGTTTTTATGACAAGTTTCCTACAGGATTCCTACAACGTAAAATAATCTCTCATTTTTATACCCGTTATTTTCTTCCACTAGTTTTGCAGCTTCATATAACAGATTAAAATCATCGAAACCTAAAATTTAGTATA
This region of Solanum dulcamara chromosome 9, daSolDulc1.2, whole genome shotgun sequence genomic DNA includes:
- the LOC129904093 gene encoding 4-hydroxy-3-methylbut-2-en-1-yl diphosphate synthase (ferredoxin), chloroplastic; its protein translation is MAAGAVPASFTGLKRNENVLGFTKSMNFVRVSDLQRVKFRRTKVSVIRNAIPDQETIELQPVSEGSPLLVPRQKYCESIYKTVRRKTCTVMVGNVALGSEHPIRIQTMTTTDTKDVAATVEQVMKIADAGADIVRITVQGKKEADACFEIKNTLVQKNYNIPLVADIHFAPAVALRVAECFDKIRVNPGNFADRRAQFEQLEYTEDDYQKELEHIEEVFTPLVEKCKKYGRAMRIGTNHGSLSDRIMSYYGDSPRGMVESAFEFARICRKLDFHNFVFSMKASNPVVMVQAYRLLVAEMYVQGWDYPLHLGVTEAGEGEDGRMKSAIGIGTLLQDGLGDTIRVSLTEAPEEEIDPCRRLANLGKRAAALQQGVAPFEEKHRRYFDFQRRSGELPAQKEGDEVDYRGVLHRDGSVLMSVTLDQLKTPELLYRSLAAKLVVGMPFKDLATVDSILLRELPPLDDIDSRLALKRLVDISMGVIAPLSEQLTKPLPNAMVLVTLKELSGGAHKLLPEGTRLVLSVRGDESHDELEILKSSDVTMVLHYLPYTEEKIGRVQAARRLFEYLSENSLNFPVIHHIQFPSSTHRDDLVIGAGTNAGALLVDGLGDGLLLEAPDKDFDFLRNTSFNLLQGCRMRNTKTEYVSCPSCGRTLFDLQEISAQIREKTSHLPGVSIAIMGCIVNGPGEMADADFGYVGGAPGKIDLYVGKTVVKRGIQMEHATDALIQLIKDHDRWVDPPTEE